A window from Flavobacterium gyeonganense encodes these proteins:
- a CDS encoding 3-keto-disaccharide hydrolase, with translation MKKITIIFLLCIAANGVAQNKEWKSLFDGKTLKGWKQVTGSAPYTVENGMIVGTTVDKSPNSFLVSDQKFTGDFVLEMETMLSDANTNSGVQFKSNFDPKANNGKGRVYGYQYELDPSARKWSGGIYDEGRREWLYPGSYNPAGQQLFTLNVFHKIRIECIGNTVKTWLDDVPVAYLADSLSVNEGLLALQVHSIGKPEHAGIKICWKNIRIQTKNIKPLPFPKGIYVVNLMPNKLIPYEQESGWKLLFDGKSTSGWVGAHKTTFPEKGWEVKGGVLKVLPSSGGESINGGDIVTKEMFKAFDLSVDFKLTKGANSGIKYFVTLNEKSNGSAIGLEYQLLDDTLHPDAKLGREGNRTLASLYDLIKSEKSARFFKQPGHWNTARVVVYPNNHVEHYLNGIKVLEYDRGSQAFRDLVAMSKYKVWPNFGEAPEGHILIQDHGNEVSFRSIKIRELK, from the coding sequence ATGAAAAAAATCACAATAATTTTTTTGTTATGTATTGCCGCCAATGGTGTTGCACAAAACAAAGAATGGAAATCCTTATTTGACGGAAAAACACTCAAAGGCTGGAAACAAGTTACCGGATCTGCACCTTACACTGTAGAGAATGGAATGATTGTAGGTACAACTGTTGATAAATCACCCAATTCATTTTTAGTGAGCGATCAAAAATTTACCGGAGACTTTGTATTAGAAATGGAAACCATGTTATCTGATGCAAATACCAATTCAGGTGTACAGTTTAAAAGTAATTTTGACCCTAAGGCAAATAATGGAAAAGGACGTGTTTATGGTTACCAATATGAATTAGATCCTTCAGCACGTAAATGGAGTGGGGGAATTTATGATGAAGGAAGAAGAGAATGGCTGTATCCGGGATCCTATAATCCTGCAGGACAGCAGCTTTTTACACTGAACGTTTTTCATAAAATACGTATCGAGTGTATAGGCAATACAGTAAAGACCTGGTTAGATGATGTGCCTGTTGCTTATCTGGCTGATTCTTTATCTGTTAATGAGGGGCTTCTTGCTTTGCAGGTTCATTCTATTGGAAAACCGGAACATGCGGGGATTAAAATATGCTGGAAGAATATCCGTATTCAGACGAAAAATATAAAACCACTTCCTTTTCCAAAAGGGATATATGTTGTTAACCTGATGCCCAATAAACTTATTCCTTATGAGCAGGAAAGCGGCTGGAAATTGTTATTTGACGGAAAAAGTACATCAGGCTGGGTGGGTGCCCACAAAACTACTTTTCCGGAAAAAGGCTGGGAAGTAAAGGGCGGTGTTTTGAAAGTATTGCCATCATCCGGTGGCGAATCTATAAATGGAGGGGATATTGTGACCAAAGAAATGTTCAAAGCATTTGATCTGTCAGTCGATTTTAAATTAACGAAAGGGGCAAATAGTGGTATAAAGTACTTCGTAACACTTAATGAAAAAAGTAACGGATCGGCTATAGGTCTGGAATATCAATTGCTTGATGATACGTTACATCCGGATGCAAAATTAGGGCGTGAAGGAAACAGAACACTTGCTTCGTTGTACGACCTCATTAAATCCGAAAAATCAGCACGATTCTTCAAACAGCCCGGCCATTGGAATACTGCACGCGTTGTTGTTTATCCAAATAACCATGTAGAGCATTATCTTAATGGTATTAAAGTCTTAGAGTATGACCGAGGATCTCAGGCTTTCCGCGATTTGGTTGCGATGAGTAAATATAAAGTATGGCCAAACTTTGGAGAGGCTCCGGAAGGGCATATTTTAATTCAGGACCATGGAAATGAAGTAAGTTTTAGAAGTATTAAAATCAGGGAACTGAAATAA
- a CDS encoding REP-associated tyrosine transposase, with protein sequence MSRNYKFHNPEGLYFISFAVVGWLDVFTRNEYKDLFIESIVYCQKNKGLEIHAWCIMSNHVHLVFRSIKGQKPELLVGDLKRFTSNSIVKSIQENPRESRKEFLLDFFRKEAQKSSNVKHYQFWRHDNKPIELWSNKVIQQKIDYVHNNPVEAGLVYKPEDYVYSSAIDYSGQKGLIGDVVLFRMFEV encoded by the coding sequence ATGAGTAGAAATTACAAATTTCATAATCCTGAAGGATTGTATTTTATAAGTTTTGCAGTAGTAGGTTGGTTAGATGTATTTACGCGAAATGAATATAAAGATTTGTTTATTGAAAGCATTGTCTATTGTCAGAAAAACAAAGGATTAGAAATTCATGCATGGTGTATTATGAGTAATCATGTGCATTTGGTTTTTCGTAGTATAAAAGGACAAAAACCTGAGTTATTAGTGGGGGACTTAAAAAGGTTTACCAGTAATTCCATAGTAAAAAGCATACAGGAAAATCCAAGAGAAAGCCGAAAAGAATTTCTGTTGGATTTTTTCAGAAAAGAAGCCCAAAAGAGTTCAAATGTAAAACATTACCAATTTTGGCGTCATGATAACAAACCAATAGAGTTGTGGAGCAATAAAGTAATTCAGCAAAAAATAGACTATGTGCATAATAATCCGGTTGAAGCTGGCTTAGTATATAAACCTGAAGATTATGTGTACAGTAGTGCTATTGATTATTCAGGACAGAAAGGTCTTATTGGTGATGTAGTTTTATTTAGAATGTTTGAGGTATAA
- a CDS encoding YiiX family permuted papain-like enzyme has translation MKKKKKKYLLPVITFLLSFCCALYVTLQVFPNNPFLAAKTKGETSLPEKIQDGDIIFQTSESPQCEAVRIATNSKFSHCGIIYEINGNLFVFEAVQPVKLTRLEDWIAHGRDKNYVVKRLKNAAQILTPDTLQKMKDYSQQFMGKEYDAFFEWTDTRIYCSELVWKIYKNGANIELSKLMELKDFNLTDERVKKILKERYGNDIPLEEKVVSPSNLADSDLLVTVVDTY, from the coding sequence ATGAAAAAGAAAAAGAAAAAATACCTCCTGCCCGTCATTACCTTTCTACTTAGCTTTTGTTGTGCACTGTATGTAACGCTTCAGGTTTTTCCAAACAATCCGTTTTTGGCAGCCAAAACAAAAGGAGAAACAAGTTTGCCTGAGAAAATTCAGGATGGCGATATTATCTTTCAAACTTCTGAATCTCCCCAGTGTGAGGCAGTACGAATTGCAACCAATTCGAAGTTTTCGCATTGCGGAATTATTTATGAAATTAACGGAAACTTGTTTGTTTTTGAAGCTGTTCAGCCCGTAAAACTAACTCGTCTGGAAGATTGGATTGCGCATGGAAGGGATAAAAATTATGTGGTAAAAAGATTAAAAAATGCTGCTCAAATATTGACTCCGGATACGCTTCAAAAAATGAAAGACTACAGCCAGCAATTTATGGGCAAAGAATACGATGCTTTTTTTGAATGGACCGACACCAGAATCTATTGTTCAGAATTAGTATGGAAAATCTATAAAAACGGGGCTAATATTGAGTTGTCGAAACTAATGGAACTAAAAGATTTCAATCTAACAGATGAAAGGGTTAAAAAAATTCTAAAAGAAAGATATGGTAATGATATTCCGCTGGAAGAAAAAGTGGTTTCGCCATCTAATCTGGCAGATTCTGATTTATTGGTAACGGTGGTTGATACTTATTAA
- a CDS encoding bleomycin resistance protein: protein MLTAISPKLPMRDKTATREFYINKLGFEEFGNVNFEHYLMLQKDSIEIHFFEFKELDPKENYGQVYIRTDNIDTFYQSLLDNKTDIHPNGHLQLKPWGQKEFSMLDPDNNLLTFGQSTL from the coding sequence ATGCTTACAGCAATTAGCCCAAAATTACCGATGCGCGATAAAACTGCCACCAGGGAATTTTACATCAACAAGCTAGGTTTCGAAGAATTTGGAAACGTTAATTTTGAGCATTATCTAATGCTGCAAAAAGATAGTATTGAAATTCATTTCTTTGAATTTAAAGAACTTGACCCCAAAGAAAATTATGGACAGGTCTATATCAGAACTGACAATATTGATACGTTTTATCAATCACTTCTAGATAATAAAACAGACATCCATCCAAACGGGCACTTGCAACTGAAACCTTGGGGACAAAAGGAATTTTCGATGCTTGATCCTGACAATAATCTGCTTACTTTTGGGCAGAGTACTCTTTAA
- a CDS encoding group II truncated hemoglobin — MKNIPTLYEWAGDMKTFETLFSKFYEKVLNDEILGEVFKNMSPDHVEHVAHFVAEVFGGEKLYTSNDDGSHAKMIGKHIGKMLTEEMRQRWVHLLLQTSDEIGLKSDPEFRSAFVGYIEWGTRLAVINSQLTENPIDSNEPMPKWDWGATGGPYIN, encoded by the coding sequence ATGAAAAATATACCAACATTGTATGAATGGGCAGGCGACATGAAGACTTTTGAAACTTTATTTTCGAAATTTTACGAAAAAGTACTGAATGACGAAATACTGGGCGAAGTCTTTAAAAACATGTCACCTGATCATGTTGAACACGTAGCACATTTTGTTGCTGAAGTTTTTGGCGGTGAAAAATTATATACGTCTAATGATGATGGCAGCCATGCAAAAATGATTGGAAAACATATTGGCAAAATGCTGACAGAAGAAATGAGACAGCGCTGGGTTCATTTGCTTCTGCAAACTTCAGACGAAATTGGATTAAAAAGTGATCCTGAATTTCGTTCGGCTTTTGTTGGCTATATCGAATGGGGCACGCGTCTCGCAGTTATAAATTCTCAGCTGACAGAAAATCCAATAGACTCAAACGAACCTATGCCAAAATGGGACTGGGGTGCAACTGGCGGACCCTATATAAATTAA
- a CDS encoding YodC family protein, with protein sequence MVEFKPGDTVRLKSGGPLMTIDYIEPENGLIACEWFDKKALKSSHFKATSIEHDNDDIDITFL encoded by the coding sequence ATGGTAGAATTTAAACCTGGTGATACCGTTAGACTAAAGAGCGGTGGGCCACTAATGACAATAGATTATATAGAGCCTGAAAATGGATTAATTGCTTGTGAATGGTTTGACAAAAAAGCTTTAAAATCATCACATTTTAAAGCTACAAGTATTGAACATGATAATGATGATATTGATATTACATTTTTGTAG
- a CDS encoding helix-turn-helix domain-containing protein codes for MEQKIHQGRNVKRFREMLGIKQEALAFDLGNDWNQKKISLLEQKDVIEDDMLRQISNALKIPVEAFQNFDEEQAVNIISNTFTNNDSSTGITYNFHPTFNPIDKVIQLYDEKIALYERMLKEKEEMMAKLESLLTNINIK; via the coding sequence ATGGAACAAAAAATACATCAGGGAAGAAATGTAAAACGATTCAGGGAAATGTTGGGCATCAAACAGGAAGCATTAGCTTTTGATTTGGGTAACGACTGGAATCAGAAGAAAATTTCTTTGTTGGAGCAAAAAGATGTAATCGAAGATGATATGCTCAGACAAATCTCAAATGCATTGAAAATTCCTGTTGAAGCATTCCAGAATTTTGATGAGGAGCAAGCGGTAAATATTATATCTAATACTTTTACAAATAACGACAGTTCAACAGGAATAACTTATAATTTTCACCCAACTTTTAATCCAATAGATAAAGTCATTCAACTTTATGATGAAAAAATTGCTCTTTACGAACGTATGCTGAAAGAAAAAGAAGAGATGATGGCTAAGCTGGAAAGCTTATTAACAAATATAAATATTAAGTAA
- a CDS encoding type 1 glutamine amidotransferase domain-containing protein, which produces MKKNIAILATNGFEESELASPKAYLEEQGWNADIISLKSGTIKSWKDGNWSNEYDVDVTLDQANEANYDALVLPGGVINPDLLRREEAAVHFVRSFFESKKPVAAICHGPQILVDADVLQGRKVTSFFSVKNDLINAGAQWEDAEVVVDNGLVTSRNPNDLPAFNKKMVEEIKEGKHERQTV; this is translated from the coding sequence ATGAAAAAGAATATAGCCATATTAGCCACAAACGGTTTTGAAGAATCAGAATTAGCATCGCCTAAAGCTTATCTGGAAGAGCAGGGCTGGAATGCCGATATCATCAGTTTAAAATCAGGAACTATAAAATCATGGAAAGATGGTAACTGGAGTAACGAATACGATGTTGATGTAACATTAGATCAGGCAAATGAAGCCAATTACGATGCTTTGGTTCTTCCGGGAGGTGTTATAAACCCCGATTTATTGAGAAGAGAAGAGGCAGCAGTACATTTTGTACGTTCCTTTTTTGAAAGTAAAAAACCGGTAGCGGCAATTTGTCATGGGCCTCAGATTCTGGTAGATGCTGATGTTTTGCAAGGCCGAAAAGTAACTTCGTTCTTCTCTGTTAAAAACGATTTAATAAATGCCGGAGCACAATGGGAAGACGCAGAAGTAGTCGTAGACAACGGATTGGTGACCAGCCGAAACCCTAATGATTTACCCGCTTTTAATAAAAAAATGGTGGAAGAAATTAAAGAAGGAAAACACGAGCGTCAGACAGTGTAA
- a CDS encoding Crp/Fnr family transcriptional regulator translates to MKEIIELSNQTIIIDRNDFLKVKDSIDTNLYYVESGSLRIFVLDNDEEQTIRFGYKDNIIVSLDSFLTQKPSELSIQAIKKTVLKVITKPQIEKFLETETNRNLWVKILENLVIQQMEREIDILTSSPKERYERVLKRSPQLFQHIPNRHIANYLRMTPETLSRLKKS, encoded by the coding sequence ATGAAAGAAATTATTGAACTTTCGAATCAAACCATCATTATCGACAGAAATGATTTTCTGAAAGTAAAAGACAGCATTGACACTAATTTATATTATGTGGAAAGTGGAAGTCTGAGAATTTTTGTTTTAGACAATGATGAAGAGCAGACCATTCGGTTTGGCTACAAAGACAACATAATCGTTTCACTCGATTCTTTTTTAACCCAAAAACCTTCCGAACTGTCTATTCAGGCTATTAAAAAGACCGTTTTAAAAGTAATTACCAAACCACAAATTGAAAAATTTCTGGAAACTGAAACGAACAGAAATTTGTGGGTGAAGATTCTGGAAAACCTCGTGATTCAACAAATGGAGCGCGAAATAGATATCCTGACAAGTTCTCCAAAAGAAAGATACGAAAGGGTTTTAAAAAGGAGTCCACAGCTTTTTCAGCATATTCCAAACCGCCATATTGCCAATTACTTAAGGATGACTCCCGAAACTTTATCAAGATTAAAAAAATCTTGA
- a CDS encoding Gfo/Idh/MocA family protein: MFNDDYSRRKFLRDALLASVAVATPDLVMAAGKAFASVDKVNLACVGIGNRGAEIIKALYATGLANIVALCDVDLEAPHTLEILKMFPDVPRFKDFRQMFDKMGNKIEAVSIGTPDFSHFPITMMAIGLGKHVYVEKPMARTFNEVELMMKAAAKHPKVVTQMGNQGHSEENYFQFKAWKEAGIIKDVTAITSHMNSPRRWHKWDPKITSFPPAEPIPPTLDWDLWQAQTKGHDFNKDFINGQWRCWYDFGMGALGDWGAHILDTAHQFLDLGLPYEVDPLKLDGHNNFFYPMSTTLSFKFPKRGDMPPVEIKWYDGVDNFPPIPEGYGVQGLDPNIPPPSTGAIEPAKLNPGKIIYSKELTFKGGSHGSKLSIIPEEKAKEMVSKLPTVPISPSNHFANFLKACKGEEGTRSPFAIAGPLSQVFCLGVLAQWTGEKIVFDRTKKVITSSKKANQLLIGPPPRKGWEEYYKV; this comes from the coding sequence ATGTTTAATGATGATTATTCAAGAAGGAAATTTTTAAGGGATGCCTTATTAGCATCTGTTGCTGTTGCGACACCTGATTTGGTAATGGCTGCAGGAAAGGCTTTTGCCAGTGTTGATAAAGTCAACCTTGCCTGTGTTGGTATCGGTAACCGTGGTGCAGAAATTATTAAAGCATTATACGCTACAGGATTAGCTAATATTGTAGCACTTTGTGATGTGGATTTGGAAGCACCGCATACATTGGAGATACTAAAAATGTTTCCTGATGTTCCAAGATTTAAGGATTTTAGGCAGATGTTTGATAAAATGGGTAATAAAATTGAGGCTGTGTCTATTGGAACTCCCGATTTTTCTCATTTTCCTATTACGATGATGGCAATTGGTTTAGGAAAACACGTATATGTAGAAAAACCTATGGCACGTACTTTTAACGAAGTAGAACTGATGATGAAGGCTGCTGCAAAGCACCCAAAAGTGGTTACACAAATGGGAAATCAGGGACATTCAGAAGAAAATTATTTTCAGTTTAAAGCATGGAAAGAGGCTGGGATCATTAAAGATGTTACCGCTATTACCTCACATATGAATTCACCAAGACGCTGGCACAAATGGGATCCAAAAATTACTTCTTTCCCGCCAGCTGAACCTATTCCGCCAACCCTCGACTGGGACCTTTGGCAGGCACAGACAAAGGGTCATGATTTTAACAAAGATTTTATCAACGGACAATGGCGCTGCTGGTATGACTTTGGAATGGGAGCTCTAGGCGACTGGGGTGCACATATTCTGGATACAGCGCATCAGTTTCTGGATCTCGGACTTCCATACGAAGTTGATCCTTTGAAATTAGACGGACATAATAATTTCTTTTATCCTATGTCGACTACGCTTTCTTTCAAATTTCCAAAACGTGGTGATATGCCACCAGTAGAAATAAAATGGTATGATGGAGTAGATAATTTTCCTCCAATACCTGAAGGATACGGTGTACAAGGGCTTGATCCCAATATACCGCCTCCAAGTACAGGTGCCATTGAACCTGCAAAACTTAATCCGGGCAAAATTATTTACAGCAAGGAACTCACCTTCAAAGGAGGATCTCATGGCAGTAAATTGTCGATTATACCTGAAGAAAAAGCAAAGGAAATGGTTTCTAAATTGCCTACTGTCCCTATAAGTCCGTCTAATCACTTTGCTAATTTCCTCAAAGCATGTAAAGGAGAAGAAGGAACACGTTCGCCTTTTGCAATTGCAGGTCCGTTAAGTCAGGTATTTTGTCTTGGCGTTCTTGCTCAATGGACTGGTGAAAAAATTGTTTTTGACAGAACAAAAAAAGTGATCACAAGTAGTAAAAAGGCCAATCAATTGTTAATCGGGCCTCCGCCACGTAAAGGATGGGAAGAATATTATAAAGTGTAA
- a CDS encoding Gfo/Idh/MocA family protein, which produces MKRRDFIRQSGLFTAGMLLHQQMLHAYSFTETAKIISVGIIGCGDRGKGLGSVINSMREEFQLKAVCDVLPFRLDQAKRLDIQNTIRYEKDYRKLLDDKNIDAVIIATPLHNHYEIAAAAIQAGKHVYLEKTMTYNADQALALVKLAQQHPNQILQVGHQYRYTPLYFKVKQMIDNGYLGKVTQIDCRWDRNANWRRPVPAGYTDKQVNWRMYKEYSGGLPAELLSHQVDFINWAFDTHPDEIYGTGGIDYYKDGRETFDNIQTILRYKKEGMIGNFGATCANEKDGYLFKLKGTKGTIELLMDEGLFFPEKQTRKELETVDGVTGASKIEWNKEGGTPILKEKTKDGSWYALQEFYKTITTNSKPVSNVITGAKTACCVHLMNKAIYKDDIEKWKPEYNLT; this is translated from the coding sequence ATGAAACGCAGGGATTTTATTCGCCAATCGGGATTATTTACCGCTGGAATGTTATTGCATCAGCAAATGCTGCATGCTTATTCTTTTACTGAAACGGCAAAAATAATTTCAGTTGGAATAATTGGCTGTGGCGACAGAGGTAAAGGGCTCGGAAGTGTCATTAACAGCATGCGGGAAGAATTTCAGTTAAAAGCCGTTTGTGATGTGTTGCCTTTCCGTCTCGATCAGGCAAAGAGGCTGGATATACAGAATACTATCCGGTACGAAAAAGACTATCGCAAGCTACTGGATGATAAGAATATTGATGCTGTAATTATTGCTACACCTCTACACAATCATTATGAAATTGCAGCAGCAGCCATTCAGGCAGGAAAGCATGTATATCTGGAAAAAACAATGACCTACAATGCAGATCAGGCGCTTGCTTTGGTTAAATTGGCGCAGCAGCATCCCAATCAAATTTTGCAGGTTGGACATCAATATCGATACACTCCACTATATTTCAAAGTGAAGCAGATGATTGACAACGGTTACCTTGGTAAAGTAACACAAATTGATTGCCGATGGGACCGGAATGCAAATTGGCGCAGACCTGTACCTGCCGGCTATACGGATAAGCAGGTAAACTGGCGCATGTACAAAGAATATTCAGGAGGTTTGCCGGCTGAGTTATTATCACATCAGGTAGATTTTATCAATTGGGCTTTTGATACCCATCCGGATGAAATTTACGGAACAGGGGGCATTGATTATTACAAGGATGGAAGAGAAACTTTCGACAACATACAAACTATTCTCCGTTATAAGAAGGAAGGAATGATCGGAAATTTTGGTGCTACCTGTGCGAATGAAAAAGACGGATATCTTTTTAAGCTAAAAGGAACAAAAGGAACCATAGAGCTGCTTATGGACGAAGGGCTGTTTTTTCCTGAGAAGCAAACCAGAAAAGAACTTGAAACAGTTGATGGCGTTACCGGTGCCTCAAAAATTGAATGGAACAAAGAGGGTGGTACTCCCATTCTTAAAGAAAAAACAAAAGATGGAAGCTGGTATGCACTACAGGAGTTTTATAAAACGATTACAACCAATTCTAAACCGGTTTCAAATGTCATAACCGGTGCTAAAACAGCTTGTTGTGTGCATCTGATGAATAAAGCAATTTATAAGGATGATATTGAAAAATGGAAGCCTGAATATAATCTTACATAA
- a CDS encoding DinB family protein encodes MQSEILIHTLLEQTKRIINQAEKLQTYDLEKLIWRENETSWNILECLEHLNLYGDFYLPQIERKIKNSDTKTDFEFKSGLLGNYFSKTMLPKEKLNKMKTFRDKNPLNTNLNKTVISKFIDQQIKLLDLLNQSGKISLNKVKIQISISSLVKLKLGDTFQFYVNHMMRHLNQIDRIEASMKDAR; translated from the coding sequence ATGCAATCAGAAATATTAATTCACACACTTTTAGAACAGACAAAACGAATCATAAATCAGGCTGAAAAGCTACAAACCTATGATTTAGAAAAACTCATCTGGAGAGAAAATGAAACGTCCTGGAACATTTTGGAATGTCTGGAGCATTTGAATCTGTATGGCGACTTTTACCTTCCACAAATAGAACGCAAAATAAAAAATTCAGATACTAAAACTGATTTTGAGTTTAAAAGCGGACTTTTAGGGAATTACTTTTCAAAAACGATGCTGCCAAAAGAAAAATTGAATAAAATGAAAACGTTTAGAGACAAAAACCCTTTAAATACGAATCTTAACAAAACAGTCATCAGTAAATTTATTGATCAGCAAATTAAATTGTTAGATTTACTCAACCAATCTGGAAAAATAAGTCTGAACAAGGTAAAAATTCAGATTTCTATTTCAAGTCTGGTAAAATTAAAATTGGGTGATACTTTTCAATTCTACGTAAATCATATGATGAGACATTTGAACCAAATTGACAGAATTGAGGCTTCGATGAAAGATGCCAGATAA
- a CDS encoding putative quinol monooxygenase, which yields MTIEYIRYKISEEQRQKFIAAYKDASKELDNSAFCIAYELTECEEELGQFILRIEWTSTEEHLQGFRKSELFPLFFSKIKPYFENILEMRHYKVTDVTGRKK from the coding sequence ATGACAATTGAATATATCCGATACAAGATTAGCGAAGAACAAAGACAGAAATTTATTGCTGCTTATAAGGACGCTTCGAAAGAATTAGATAATTCTGCTTTTTGCATTGCATATGAGCTTACAGAATGTGAAGAAGAATTGGGACAGTTTATTTTAAGAATCGAATGGACTTCAACAGAGGAACACCTTCAGGGATTTAGAAAAAGCGAACTCTTCCCTTTATTTTTCAGCAAAATAAAACCATACTTTGAAAATATTCTGGAAATGAGGCACTACAAAGTAACAGATGTTACAGGAAGAAAAAAATAA
- a CDS encoding gluconokinase, whose protein sequence is MEKLYIGIDIGTTATKAICFDVHGNVIRQVSHPYAMYHPKPNWSVQHPQEILETVLECIKKITKDIQPEFISFSSAMQSIVAIDQTGKPLTDAILWADNRAMGIAEELKNSEKGKYFYQKTGIPIHPFSPMTKITWLKEFDSDIFLKTYKFISIKEYVWHHLTHEYCTDTSMASGTGLLNIHTLKWDDKVLDFLNIKTEQLSAVCEVTHQCKGISDDFLYVIGGGDGALANLGTGAMNKNCMALTIGTSGAVRLPIDKPYLDEHMRTQCYHLMDNQYLTLGAVNNGAIVLQWLRETLLKTDKSFEVLFSAAEKIPAGSEGLLFVPYLLGERAPIWDASAQGTILGMQITHTQAHLVKATLEGILFGLFQITEILLPDPEKRKQTKVMASGGFGKSELWLQMVADIFQMTVETSQTIEGSAWGAVLIGMKSLGIDITTESKTGKTFLPNPVHKKVYEDAFVKFKKVYPVLKDL, encoded by the coding sequence ATGGAAAAACTTTATATAGGAATCGATATAGGAACCACGGCCACAAAAGCAATCTGTTTTGATGTACACGGAAATGTAATCAGGCAGGTTTCACATCCGTATGCTATGTATCATCCCAAACCAAATTGGAGTGTGCAGCATCCACAGGAAATTTTAGAAACGGTTTTAGAATGTATCAAAAAAATTACAAAAGATATTCAGCCGGAGTTTATCAGTTTTAGTTCGGCTATGCAAAGTATTGTTGCTATTGATCAAACCGGAAAACCTTTAACAGATGCAATTTTATGGGCAGATAACAGAGCGATGGGAATTGCAGAAGAGCTAAAAAACTCTGAAAAAGGGAAGTATTTTTATCAAAAAACCGGGATTCCGATTCATCCTTTTTCACCTATGACTAAAATAACCTGGTTGAAGGAATTTGACTCAGATATTTTTTTGAAAACATATAAATTCATTAGCATTAAAGAATATGTCTGGCATCATCTGACCCATGAATATTGTACGGATACTTCAATGGCTTCCGGTACGGGGTTATTGAATATTCATACTTTAAAATGGGATGATAAAGTGCTTGATTTTTTAAACATAAAAACCGAACAATTATCCGCTGTTTGTGAGGTAACACACCAATGCAAAGGCATTTCAGATGATTTTCTGTACGTCATTGGAGGTGGAGATGGGGCCTTGGCTAATTTGGGAACCGGAGCGATGAATAAAAATTGTATGGCTTTGACCATTGGTACAAGCGGTGCAGTGCGATTGCCTATTGACAAGCCATATCTGGATGAACACATGCGTACCCAATGTTACCATTTGATGGATAACCAATACCTGACTTTGGGAGCTGTTAATAATGGTGCAATTGTCCTGCAATGGCTTCGTGAAACGTTATTAAAAACAGACAAATCTTTCGAAGTCCTTTTTTCAGCAGCAGAAAAAATCCCTGCCGGTTCTGAAGGTTTGCTTTTCGTACCTTATTTATTGGGTGAAAGAGCGCCAATCTGGGATGCTTCTGCCCAAGGTACAATTTTAGGAATGCAGATTACACATACGCAAGCGCATTTGGTAAAGGCAACTCTGGAAGGTATTTTGTTTGGATTGTTCCAAATCACAGAAATTCTGCTTCCTGATCCCGAAAAACGAAAACAAACCAAAGTCATGGCCAGCGGTGGATTTGGAAAAAGTGAATTGTGGCTTCAAATGGTTGCAGATATTTTTCAGATGACAGTAGAAACCTCGCAAACCATTGAAGGTTCTGCCTGGGGAGCTGTTTTGATAGGGATGAAATCTTTAGGAATTGACATAACCACCGAAAGCAAAACCGGAAAGACTTTTCTACCGAATCCTGTGCATAAAAAGGTATATGAAGATGCTTTTGTGAAGTTTAAAAAGGTTTATCCTGTATTGAAGGATTTGTAG